A segment of the Roseofilum capinflatum BLCC-M114 genome:
ACGCATCCCCAAAACCTGACTCGAAGCCGTTTCCACCCTCAGCACATTCCCCTGGGGAACCATCCGCCATCCCAATTCTTGCACCCACTCCGTCACCTCCACATACCGTATGGAATGTAGGGGAGAACGGCCGTTCGCCCCTACCTGAGCCGGAAGCGTCCACCGAGTTTGCCCTGGCACTCCATACCACTGAATCGGTTGTAGAGCAGGATTCGAGGTACTCAGCAACTCTACCCCAAAACCAGACCCCAAACCCACATCACTAATAGCAATCCGTACTTGATTATTCTCCCGCCATTGTTTCCAAGCAATGGGTAAAGTTTGACCATTAATGATGATCTGATTCCCTTGAGTGGGAATCCTCGATCCCCCTAAATCCCCCTTAATAAGGGGGACTTGCCTGACTGCCCCCCTTTCCAAGGGGGGTTGGGGGGATCTTGTCAGGCTTGATGGACAAACTTCAGTTAACCCATTCTCACAAGCCTTAACCGGAAGCGCATTCGCACTGGCAAAAATCCCAGCGCCCAACAACGAAACATAAAATAATGACAGCATCAATTCCTCACTCCACAACCGTACCTAAAATCATATCCTTAGAATCGTTGGAAACCGGTAGAGACAAGGCACGCCTTATCTCTACGCAGATCCTACAATCCATGGAAAACGTTATCTTCTCCATCCAGTTGTCAGTGCAATCCGAATAGATCTACCATTTAGGACAAATGCCTGAAGATGTAGCCTTTAGATTGTGAGTTGAAAATGCCCTCTCCCTAAATCCCTCTCCCACGGGAGAGGGACTTTTCTCCCCTTCTCCTGTGGGAGAAGGGGTTGGGGGATGAGGGACAAATGTTTCGGCTCTCACCGACATGAACGCGACTCATTTATTTAAGTTAAATCTATGAAATTACAAGAATTAATTGATTCCATCGAACAGTTATCTATTGAAGAGCAAGATTATTTATTCGAGTTAATCCGCAAGCGAAGAATCGAACAACGGCGCTTAGAAATTGCTGCTAATACTGAAGCGCTGAAGCAAGAATTTAAGCAAGGATCTGCTAAACGAGGAACGGTGGACGATCTGATTGCTGATTTACTTGAGGATGAGGATGGAGACAGTCAAATCACTGTAAATTGCAAATACTCCAAGATTAATAATCGCAGGTAGTCTAATTTTTGTAAGTAAGATTTCAGGTGTGTCAATTCAATATCCCTCTGGAAATAGAACTGAGTAATCACCGGAATTTCTAAGACACGACGATGATGTAAGATTTCCGTGGCTTGTTGGGGATTTTCTATCGTACCTGTAAACTTAATTTGACTGGCATACCCTCGAATTTCTGTAGTTAAGAGTTCTATTTCTTCTGAGTAAACTCTTCGGCAGAAGATTCAAGGGGTAAATTTTGCAGCTCTGATTTTGCCTGTTGATAAGCTATCGTCAGTTGCTGTAGCTGTTGAATAATGTGATGTTGGGTTAGTTCCAGGTTAGAAGGGGTTAATGTATTTTCTTTCGGCATGATCGAGGATATAGCTAGTCTCAATGAATTGTGCAACAGGAAATGCCCTCTCCCTATATCCCTCTCCCGTGGGAGAGGGACTTCTGCTCCCCTTCTCCTGCGGGAGAAGGGGTTGGGGGATGAGGGGCAGCCATTACACAACTGATTTAGGTTTGCTATAGTCTTGACATAAAATCTCAAAAAAAGGATCATCTGAGTTATAGGTCATGCGATTATATCTATTTTCTATAGACCATGAATATAAGATGAAAACGTCGGTTGTAGAATAAATTGGGCCACATCATCATTCGCCTCTTTCTGAATAACTCCCCGTTTAATTAAAGAATGTATTGCTTGCGAGAATTCAGCATCAGACAAGGCTAACTCTTTGGGTTTGTGGAAAATATCGGTCGTGTCTTCACTGGCTAACCATTGAACCACAGTCATTTCCGAGGGGGATAAGCGTTGATAATAGTCTTGCAATATCGGTTCTAGGTCGCCCAGAAAGGGGTTAGGATAGGATAGGAACTTATCAACGCTACGGTTAAAGAAGTCCTGAATAGTAGAAGCAATAATATTGAGCCAGGAAGGGTTACCTCCGTAGCGTTGAATCAGTTCTTCCCACCGCTCTTCATCCATGAGTTGGTGGTGGCTCAAGATTTCCTTGGCTGCTGTTCCTAAACTCCCCAATTGTAAGCTGAGACAATGGTTGTTTTCCCGTTCTAAGGTGGCAATTTCTGTGGGCTTTTCGTAACTGAGGAGAAGGAAGCAACTGCGGTGATGCAAGCGCCTTATTTCTCTTAAGAGTTTACCATAACTTTCACATCCAGGTAAATAAGTCCCAGCCAACTCACCCGGAGTAAACAGTTCTTGGAAGTCATCGAGGATAATCAGGGAACGAGAAGAGCGCAAATAATGGATGAGTTTTGCAGATTTATCCGTTTCATTTTTGCCGATACAGTCTATAATTTCATCTTCCAGAGATTCCCGTTTTACACTATTCGTGCAGTTGCGCCAGATGACGGCTTCAAATTGAGTTTTAACCTCTTCTACCAATGCTCTCGCGAGAGTGGTTTTGCCGATGCGAGGTAATCCAAAAATTGTAACTATCTTGATTTTTTCATCCAATACCCACTGTTTCAGTGTGGTTAGTTCAGTGCTGCGATTATTGAGAGGATAGTATTCTGGCGCTTCTATGAGATCGTGGCGTTGTTGCGTTCCCTTAGAAGTAGGGGAGCGGTTTTTGGTTGGATCTCTAGAGTATAAATCTTTGCTACAAAAATTAATATTATTTTGATTGAAACTTTTCTCAAAATTGTTGATTTTAGAATGGGAAATATAATACCTCTCCAATGTTGCGCGAAAATTCTTCTTATTAACTTTTTCTCCCAACTCTTCTCCAATCAACTTCCATAAGTTCCCCGCCACTATTTTCACATTCCCTTCGCCACAGTGATATTCATCCGCAATCTCTTTATATTTCTGATGATTCCAAACCCCAACCAACACAGCTCGTTGCAGACTACTTAACCTTGTGCCTGTTTTAGCCAACATCAACTCATCGGCCCATGTCAGGATTGCTTCCACATCCATTCGTTTTATCAATACGACTTCGCCGCTACCATATCACTTTTTTTACCTTTTTGCAACTTAAAATAACTTGAATTAACTTTTTTAGACTAACGAATAGGGAAATAGTTGCTCAAACTATAGACTAAATTCACCTTTTTTGAAGTAGGCAAACTTGAAAGAGCATCCTATACTGTAAAGAATACTTCCCTTCCTCAAGGGAGTCTACGATTGGAGAGCTTTTTCTTCAATGACAGTGGAACCTAGTGTTTTTCGGTAGATGAGCTAATGAGTGAAAGGCTTGCCATAGATTCATCCATCAATCATGAAGCAAAATGGTTGGGTAAGAAAGGGGATGATGATTTTCCCTACGATGCCAAGAAAATATCGAGAATTGAGTTCAACAGAAGTGTGAGTCCTATCCCTTTAGCTGAACT
Coding sequences within it:
- a CDS encoding NB-ARC domain-containing protein, which codes for MDVEAILTWADELMLAKTGTRLSSLQRAVLVGVWNHQKYKEIADEYHCGEGNVKIVAGNLWKLIGEELGEKVNKKNFRATLERYYISHSKINNFEKSFNQNNINFCSKDLYSRDPTKNRSPTSKGTQQRHDLIEAPEYYPLNNRSTELTTLKQWVLDEKIKIVTIFGLPRIGKTTLARALVEEVKTQFEAVIWRNCTNSVKRESLEDEIIDCIGKNETDKSAKLIHYLRSSRSLIILDDFQELFTPGELAGTYLPGCESYGKLLREIRRLHHRSCFLLLSYEKPTEIATLERENNHCLSLQLGSLGTAAKEILSHHQLMDEERWEELIQRYGGNPSWLNIIASTIQDFFNRSVDKFLSYPNPFLGDLEPILQDYYQRLSPSEMTVVQWLASEDTTDIFHKPKELALSDAEFSQAIHSLIKRGVIQKEANDDVAQFILQPTFSSYIHGL